A single Patagioenas fasciata isolate bPatFas1 chromosome 16, bPatFas1.hap1, whole genome shotgun sequence DNA region contains:
- the KCNG1 gene encoding voltage-gated potassium channel regulatory subunit KCNG1, whose amino-acid sequence MTLLPGENSDYDYSALSCASDTSFNHTFFPETETLKGVFYQRAKLIHPQEDLLKGFHPDDRKHHIIINVGGIKYLLPWTTLDEFPLTRLGQLKFCNNFDDILNICDDYDVTCNEFFFDRNPGAFRTILTFLRVGKLRLLREMCALSFQEELLYWGIEEDNLDWCCKRRYLQKMEEFTEINEREDDLIENETTGETVEETKIGLCMKKLQDMVERPQSGLPGKVFACLSVLFVTITAVNLSISTMPDLREEEEKGECSQMCYNIFIVESVCVAWFSLEFLLRFIQAKSKFAFLRRPLTLIDIIAILPYYITLLVDTTSVGYKKPSSGSIYLDKVGLVLRILRALRILYVMRLARHSLGLQTLGLTARRCTREFGLLLLFLCVAIALFAPLLYVIENEMADSQEFTSIPACYWWAVITMTTVGYGDMVPRSIPGQVVALSSILSGILLMAFPVTSIFHTFSRSYVELKQEQERIMYRRAQFLLKTKSQISNASQGSDILFPSISSETRDNE is encoded by the exons ATGACTCTTCTACCTGGAGAAAATTCCGACTATGACTATAGTGCCCTGAGCTGTGCTTCGGATACTTCCTTCAACCACACGTTCTTTCCAGAAACAGAAACCCTTAAGGGAGTCTTCTACCAAAGAGCCAAGCTAATTCACCCTCAAGAGGATCTCCTGAAAGGCTTTCACCCTGATGATCGGAAGCATCATATTATTATAAACGTAGGGGGCATTAAGTATTTGCTCCCGTGGACCACGCTTGATGAATTCCCATTGACACGTTTGGGACAACTCAAATTCTGTAACAATTTTGACGACATTCTAAACATCTGTGACGATTACGATGTGACATGTAATGAATTCTTTTTCGACCGCAATCCAGGAGCATTCAGGACAATCCTGACCTTTTTGCGGGTCGGGAAACTTCGGCTCTTGCGTGAGATGTGCGCGCTGTCTTTCCAAGAGGAGCTGCTCTACTGGGGAATTGAGGAAGACAACTTGGACTGGTGTTGTAAAAGGAGATATCTGCAAAAAATGGAGGAgtttacagaaataaatgaaCGGGAGGATGACCTCATAGAAAATGAAACAACAGGTGAAACAGTGGAGGAGACAAAAATCGGTTTGTGCATGAAAAAATTGCAAGACATGGTGGAAAGGCCCCAGTCTGGCCTCCCTGGAAAGGTGTTTGCgtgtttgtctgttttatttgTAACCATTACAGCAGTGAACTTATCCATCAGCACCATGCCTGAcctgagggaggaggaggaaaag GGCGAGTGTTCCCAGATGTGCTACAATATTTTCATTGTGGAGTCTGTCTGTGTGGCATGGTTTTCCCTGGAGTTCCTGCTAAGATTCATCCAGGCAAAGAGCAAGTTTGCATTTTTGCGCAGACCGTTAACCCTGATAGACATAATAGCCATTCTGCCCTACTACATCACTTTGCTAGTAGACACCACTTCAGTGGGCTATAAAAAGCCCAGCTCCGGGAGCATCTACCTGGACAAAGTAGGTCTGGTCCTCCGTATTCTCCGTGCCTTGAGGATTCTGTACGTGATGCGGCTGGCCCGGCACTCGCTGGGGCTGCAGACGCTGGGGCTGACGGCACGCAGGTGCACCCGCGAGTTCGGGCTCCTGCTGCTCTTCCTCTGTGTGGCCATCGCGCTGTTCGCACCGCTGCTGTACGTCATTGAGAACGAGATGGCAGACTCGCAGGAGTTCACCAGCATCCCCGCGTGCTACTGGTGGGCTGTCATCACCATGACCACGGTCGGCTACGGAGATATGGTGCCCAGAAGCATTCCTGGCCAAGTGGTAGCATTGAGCAGCATACTGAGCGGCATCCTCCTCATGGCGTTTCCAGTCACCTCCATCTTCCACACGTTCTCACGCTCCTACGTTGAGCTAAAGCAAGAACAGGAAAGAATAATGTACAGGAGAGCACagttcttattaaaaacaaagtctCAGATAAGCAATGCGTCACAAGGGAGTGATATTTTATTCCCCAGTATCTCTTCTGAGACTAGGGACAATGAATGA